Proteins from one Cicer arietinum cultivar CDC Frontier isolate Library 1 chromosome 3, Cicar.CDCFrontier_v2.0, whole genome shotgun sequence genomic window:
- the LOC101498569 gene encoding phosphatidylinositol 3,4,5-trisphosphate 3-phosphatase and protein-tyrosine-phosphatase PTEN1, with protein sequence MGLKFSKQEPPPKMNSPSLELHHRMISYLTKNFIRNLVSKQRRRMLIAGYDLDMSYITDRVLAMSFPAERMRAMYRNPLWQVKSVLDMRHQEHYKVYNLCIEENYDPAQFYGRVEAYPFDDNHVPSLEMVKAFCESVDSWLSRDPKNIAVIHCMAGKGRTGLMVSSYLTYCGMSAEEALQLYADRRTTNNEGVSIPSQRRYVGYWESLLSVPRGTGYGSPNVNLPQQCSRELRRIRLYDTVNIDTIFFVISELQEIPNEVYRPAVEIYRSCCREVKKGYQRTNSPRYYISIPESDEDGIQSEIEERQEPRVVVQMDTESPAIYQKSCLDHYFDKPIQVTGDVRVIFYEKMIGGRLFYCCFNTSFIRNSLLQLTVKDLDKVGKKGKSICGPTFGLELLFGPANTGFSSSSISISDNSSDDSL encoded by the exons ATGGGGTTGAAATTCTCAAAGCAGGAACCGCCACCCAAAATGAATAGTCCAAGTTTGGAATTGCATCATCGCATGATCAGTTATCTTACCAAGAATTTTATACGTAACTTGGTATCCAAGcaaaggagaagaatgcttatTGCTGGTTATGATCTTGATATGTCATATATCACAGATAGAGTGTTAGCTATGTCATTTCCTGCAGAACGTATGAGAGCAATGTATAGAAATCCTCTCTGGCAGGTTAAATCTGTGTTGGATATGAGACATCAAGAACATTATAAG gTCTATAATCTCTGTATAGAAGAGAATTATGATCCAGCACAATTCTATGGTCGTGTCGAAGCATACCCTTTTGATGACAATCATGTTCCATCTCTTGAAATGGTCAAAGCTTTCTGTGAAAGTGTGGATTCATGGCTGTCACGTGACCCCAAAAATATTGCTGTTATTCATTGCATG GCAGGTAAAGGTAGAACTGGTTTGATGGTTAGTTCATACCTAACTTATTGCGGCATGTCAGCAGAAGAGGCTCTTCAATTATATGCAGATAGAAGGACAACCAATAATGAAGGA GTATCAATACCAAGCCAACGTCGTTATGTAGGGTACTGGGAAAGTCTACTTTCTGTCCCTAGAGGAACTGGATATGGATCGCCGAACGTGAATTTGCCTCAACAATGTAGCAGAGAATTACGGCGAATTCGGCTGTATGATACTGTCAACATTGACACTATTTTCTTTGTTATATCAGAACTGCAGGAG ATTCCAAATGAGGTGTATCGTCCAGCAGTGGAAATTTACAGGAGCTGCTGCAGAGAGGTTAAGAAAGGTTATCAGAGAACTAACAGCCCTCGCTATTATATTTCTATTCCTGAAAGTGATGAAGATGGAATACAATCAGAAATAGAAGAGCGGCAAGAGCCTCGTGTTGTAGTTCAAATGGACACAGAGAGTCCTGCAATATACCAGAAATCTTGTTTGGACCATTATTTTGATAAACCTATACAG GTAACTGGAGATGTACGTGTGATATTCTATGAGAAAATGATTGGAGGCCGTCTTTTCTACTGCTGTTTTAATACATCTTTTATTAGGAACAGCTTACTACAG CTCACAGTAAAGGACTTGGACAAAGTAGGGAAGAAAGGAAAATCAATATGTGGCCCGACATTCGGCTTAGAATTACTGTTTGGTCCTGCTAATACAGGATTTTCCTCCTCAAGTATATCTATCAGTGACAATTCTAGTGATGATTCACtataa
- the LOC101498905 gene encoding cyclic nucleotide-gated ion channel 2 — protein MSTFYSLPRWIGGKLLGRNPKSTINNVGDSNSDTTGVVVVTDDNPVTSVVECYACTQVGVPVFHSTSCDSCHQPEWEASAGSYLVPIQNRPGKFARAVTRANWGPLGSVLDPRSKRVQIWNRVLLLARGVALAIDPLFFYALSIGREGSPCLYMDGGLAAMVTAARTCVDAVHLIHVWLQFRLAYVSRESLVVGCGKLVWDARTIASHYLRNSKGFWFDLFVILPVPQAVFWLVVPKLIREDKIKIIMTTMLLIFLFQFLPKVYHSICMMRRMQKVTGYIFGTIWWGFGLNLIAYFIASHVAGGCWYVLAIQRVASCLQQQCDRTIGCNLSLSCSEEVCYQSLLSPGTIGNPCGGNSTLMISKPLCLDVDGPFKYGIYQWALPVISSNSLAVKILYPIFWGLMTLSTFGNDLEPTSNWLEVIFSICIVLSGLLLFTLLIGNIQVFLHAVMAKKRKMQLRCRDMEWWMKRRQLPSRLRQRVRHFERQRWVAMGGEDEMELIKDLPEGLRRDIKRYLCLDLIKKVPLFHNLDDLILDNICDRVKPLVFSKDEKIIREGDPVPRMVFIVRGRIRRNQSLSKGMVATSVLEPGGFLGDELLSWCLRRPFIDRLPASSATFICLESTEAFGLDAQNLRYITDHFRYKFANERLKRTARYYSSNWRTWAAVNIQLAWRRYRQRTRGPVTPVREIGGSERRLLQYAAMFMSLRPHDHLE, from the exons ATGTCCACCTTCTACTCTCTCCCTAG GTGGATTGGAGGAAAATTGTTGGGAAGGAATCCCAAGAGCACAATCAACAACGTTGGTGACAGTAACAGTGACACTACTGGAGTTGTCGTCGTGACAGATGACAATCCAGTGACAAGCGTGGTGGAGTGTTATGCCTGTACACAAGTAGGTGTACCGGTGTTTCACTCCACCAGCTGCGATAGCTGTCACCAACCCGAATGGGAAGCATCAGCGGGTTCTTATCTTGTTCCAATTCAAAACCGACCCGGAAAATTCGCAAGAGCAGTTACAAGGGCAAATTGGGGACCGTTAGGATCCGTTTTAGATCCAAGAAGCAAGCGCGTGCAGATATGGAACCGCGTGTTGTTGTTGGCGCGTGGAGTTGCGTTGGCTATAGACCCGTTGTTTTTCTACGCGCTATCGATAGGGAGAGAAGGTTCGCCGTGTCTTTATATGGACGGTGGTTTGGCGGCGATGGTTACGGCGGCGCGTACGTGTGTTGATGCGGTGCATTTGATACATGTGTGGTTGCAGTTTAGATTAGCGTATGTGTCGAGAGAATCGCTTGTTGTTGGGTGTGGAAAACTCGTGTGGGACGCACGTACCATTGCTTCTCATTATCTTAGAAACTCAAAGGGTTTTTGGTTCGATCTTTTTGTTATTCTTCCGGTGCCTCAg GCTGTGTTTTGGCTAGTAGTACCAAAATTGATAAGAGAAGACAAGATTAAAATCATTATGACCACAAtgctattaatttttttgttccaATTTCTCCCTAAAGTTTACCATAGCATATGCATGATGAGAAGAATGCAAAAAGTCACTGGCTACATCTTTGGCACCATTTGGTGGGGTTTTGGACTCAATCTCATAGCTTATTTCATTGCTTCTCAT GTTGCTGGAGGGTGCTGGTATGTCCTTGCTATTCAACGCGTAGCATCATGCCTTCAACAGCAATGTGACAGAACTATTGGATGCAATCTATCTCTGTCATGTTCAGAGGAGGTATGCTATCAGTCTTTGTTATCACCAGGAACCATTGGAAATCCATGTGGTGGAAACTCAACATTGATGATAAGTAAGCCTTTGTGCTTAGATGTTGACGGACCTTTCAAATATGGAATCTACCAATGGGCACTTCCAGTCATATCCAGCAATTCCTTGGCTGTCAAGATTCTTTATCCCATTTTTTGGGGTTTGATGACCCTCAG CACTTTTGGAAATGATCTTGAACCCACAAGTAACTGGCTAGAAGTGATTTTCAGCATATGCATTGTGCTGAGTGGACTGCTACTTTTCACTTTGTTGATTGGTAACATTCAG GTATTCTTACATGCAGTCATGGCAAAGAAGAGAAAGATGCAGCTGAGATGCCGTGACATGGAATGGTGGATGAAGAGGAGGCAGTTGCCGTCCCGATTAAGACAAAGAGTTCGGCATTTCGAACGTCAAAGATGGGTAGCTATGGGAGGAGAAGATGagatggaattgatcaaagacTTACCTGAGGGTCTTAGGAGAGACATCAAGCGCTATCTTTGCTTGGATCTCATTAAAAAG GTACCATTGTTCCACAACTTGGATGATCTTATTCTTGACAACATCTGTGATAGGGTAAAGCCCCTAGTCTTCTCTAAAGATGAAAAG ATAATTAGAGAAGGTGATCCTGTACCAAGGATGGTATTCATTGTTCGAGGACGCATTAGAAGAAACCAAAGTCTCAGCAAAGGAATGGTAGCAACTAGTGTCCTCGAACCAGGAGGGTTTTTAGGGGATGAACTACTTTCTTGGTGCCTTCGACGCCCTTTTATCGACCGTCTTCCAGCCTCCTCAGCAACATTTATATGCCTTGAATCAACAGAAGCATTTGGTCTTGATGCTCAAAACTTGAGATACATAACTGATCATTTCCGCTACAAATTCGCGAACGAGAGGCTAAAGAGAACAGCAAGATACTACTCATCCAATTGGAGAACATGGGCTGCAGTTAACATTCAACTTGCATGGCGACGTTACAGGCAGAGGACTAGAGGTCCAGTGACTCCTGTAAGGGAAATTGGCGGCTCGGAGCGCAGGCTCTTGCAGTATGCTGCAATGTTCATGTCACTTAGGCCACATGATCATCTTGAATGA